The region CCAACGCCCGGCGACATGCGCCGGAACGATCCAGAGATAGATATGGGCGCTGCTGAAGCCGACCGCCTCGCGTTTCTCCGGCACATCGAAGCTCCAGCGGCTGTCGGGCTGCCATTCGCGGAAGTGGTAGTCGTGCGAAACGATGCGGGTGCCGGGCCTCAACTCGGTGAGGAACTTCGGCCGCAGGCCGAGCATCATCGCCGGCAACACGTACAAGGTGATCACCGTGGCCTTGTGAATATCGGCCTTGAACACGTCCTGCTGGTAGAACACGGCTCGCTCGGCGATACCCTCCTCCCGCGCCTGGGCGTTGCTCTTTTCCACCAGTGCGGGGTTGATGTCCACACCGAACCCGCTCGCGCCATACACCTTCGCAGCCGTGCGCACCATGCGCCCGTCGCCCGAGCCCAGGTCGACCACGAAGTCGTCGGGGCCGACTTTCGCGAACTCGAGCATGCGCTCGACGATCACGTTCGGCGTAGGCACATAGGGCCCTGCCGTTCGCGGCAGGTCGTCGCCGCGCGCCGTCGGCGCTGCCAGCCACATCATGAACCCTGCACCCAATAGCCGCCGGCGGGAAAGCGCGACACGATTCGGCGTCGATTCGTTCATCGCTGGGTATCCTGCAGCCGTGAGACCGGCGTCGTGCCGGAAGCGTCATTTCTCGCCGCGCGCCTCGCGGCACGCCAAGGCGATTTCATCGATGGACGCGTTGCCAAGATAAACGGCGGTCACCGACTTGCGCAACACCTGGATCTCATCGGCCGAGAGCTTTGCTTCGAGCTCGTCGCCGTTCAATCCATTCAGGACCTGCTGCAGCGAATAGCCCTGGTCGCGGAACTGCACCGCGCGTTCCACCACCGCGAACAGCTGCCCGCAACTGAGGCCGGACGCCGCCGGCAGTACCGGGCCTGCGAGCGCGAACGCCGCACAAGCCGCAAGCAGATTTCGATAGGGAACGCCAGGCATGCTCGTCCTCCAGGTCAACCTTCGCGCGCCAGCCGCGATGCCGGCTGAACGCCGAGCGTGGGATTGCGCCCTGATTGATGGCTGATCGTGTCGCGGTCCCCGCTTGCTGCCGGGAACCGGGCGGATTGTCGGTGAATGACCGGCAAAGGGGAAGGGCGACGTGAGCTTACCGGGTGAGGGGGGCGACATGAGACTCCCGGGTGAGGGGGGCGACATGAGACTCCCGGGCGAGGGGGGCGACATGAGACTCCCGGGCGAGGGGCCCCACGAAGTGGGGATCGACCGCAAGTCGAATGGCGCCAGGCGCCGCTGCTCCGGCGGTTCAGCTTGCTCGACCGTTCATGAGGCGCCCCGCTTGCGGGGATCGACCGCATAGCGAGCAACGCCGGCCACCGACGGCTTGGCGGTTCATCTGCCGCTATGGTTCGGAGGTGCCCCGCTTGCGGGGATCGACCGCAAAGCGAACGGCGCCCGGCACCGACGCCTTGGCCGGTTGCTCTACGCCGACGGTTCGGAGGTGACGAGATTGGAGCGCGCTCTGCGAGCTACAATGCGCCATCCAACCGCCCAGCCGTTCGAGCAAGGCAAGCGCCCGCACCGCGAGGAGTCGAACAATGACACAACGACGCAGATTCCTGTTCACGGCCGCTGCCATCGCGGCGCTGGTCCCATTGCGCGCGAGCCTTGCCGGCGAAGCGAAAAAGCGCATGCGCATCGGCGTGATTGGCTCCGGGCGCATCGGCGGCACGCTCGGCGGCCTGTGGGCCAAGGCGGGCCACGACGTGATGTTCGCGGATCGCGACGCGGAGCAGGCCCAGCGTGCCGCGCAAGCGGCGGGATCGAACGCGCGCGTCGGCAGCTCGAAGGAAGCCGCCGCGTTCGGCGACGCCGTTCTGATCGCGGTACCGTATTCCGCGCTGCCGGTGCTGGCCAAGGAGCTCGGCGCCGAGCTCAAGGGCAAGGTGATGATCGATCCGAACAACCCGATCCCGCGGCGCGACGGCGACATGGCGGTAGGGCCGCGCGAAAAGGGCGCCGCGGTGTCGACCGCCGCGATGTTCCCGGGCGTGGCGACCTTCCGCGCCTTCAACGCCATCGGCTATGCGACCTTGCAAAGCGAGGCGCATCGCGCAGCGCCGAAGCTGGCAGTCCCGGTGGCGGCGGACGATCCCGCTGCCCTGGAGCTCGGCATGCAGCTCACCGCAGACGCGGGCTTCGAACCGGTTCGCGTCGGCACACTCGCGCAGTCGCGGATATTCGACCTGGGTGCGCCGGCCGCCGGCGCACGCACCGCGCAAGAACTGCGCAAGATCCTCGCGCAATAACGCTCGTGCTGCTCGAACGCGTGGTGGCGCTGCGCGCCGGCGAGCTGCGCGCGGCCCTATGGTCGTTCGGCTACTTCTTCTGCCTGCTCGCCGCCTACTATGTGCTGCGGCCGCTGCGCGACGAGATGGGCGTGGCCGGCGGCGTGCGCAACCTCCATTGGCTCTTCACCGCCACCTTCGTCGTCATGCTCGCCGCCGTGCCGATCTTCGGCGCGGTCGTCGCCCGCCTGCCGCGGCGCCGCTTCATACCGATGGTCTATCACTTTTTCGTGCTCAACCTCGCCCTGTTCTGGGCATTGCTCGCGCTCGACATCTCGAAGGTCGAGGTGGCGCGCGTGTTCTTCGTCTGGATCAGCGTGTTCAACCTGTTCGCCGTCTCGGTGTTCTGGTCGTTCATGGCCGATCTGTTCACGGCAGAACAGGGCAAACGTCTGTTCGGATTCATTGCCGCCGGCGGCTCGGCCGGGGCGCTGCTCGGTCCGATTCTGACGGTGTGGCTCGCCGCGCCACTGGGACCGGTCCACCTGCTGATCGTCGCAGCAATCCTGCTCGAGGCCGCCGTATTGTGCGCGCACCGCCTTGAAGCCGCGGCACCGAAGCGCTCGGACGGCGCGGCCACTGCGCAGGCTCCGATCGGCGGCAATCCCTTCGCCGGCTTCGCACTGCTGCTGCGCTCGCCCTACCTCGCCGGCATCGCGCTCTGGGTGCTGCTGCTTTCCCTGTGCGGCACGTTCCTGTATTTCCAGCAGGCGAACGTGGTCGCCGCCGCCTCCGACGATCCCGCGGTGCGCACCCGCATCTTCGCCTCGATCGATCTCGCCGCCGGGCTGCTGACGCTTCTGATACAGGCTTTTGCCACCGGGCGCCTCATGAGCCGCTTCGGCGTCGGACCGGCGGCTGCGCTTCTGCCGCTGGTGTTCGCGCTCGGTTTCGCCGCGCTCGCCGCCTCGCCCGTGCTGCTGCTCGTGATCGCGTTCCAGGCTCTGCAACGCACCGCGAACTTCGCCGTGTCGAATCCGGCGCGCGAGGTGCTGTTCACGGTGGTCGGGCGCGAGGAGAAGTACAAGGCGAAGTACCTGATCGACGGCGCCGTATTTCGCGGCGGCGACGCGCTGTTCGGCTGGCTCTTCAATCTACTGCGGGGTGCGGGCCTGGAGCTCGCCGCCATTTCGGCAGCCACGATCCCGCTCGCGCTGGGGTGGCTTGGGCTTTCGCTCGCATTGGGCAGGTCGCAGGAGCGGCGGGGTGGTGTCGGCTGAAACCACCCCGTCCGCGACACCGTCGCGTCCCGCCCTGCCCTACGCGCTCTGGCGCTTCGGGCGTTCGTCCGGCGCGGACACACGTTAAGTGTGTCCGCCAGAGCCGTCCTCACTCTCGACGAGGAGGGGAAGGTGTTTGAATCGCCCCTCTCAGGGGTGGCGCGAAGCGCCGGGTGGTCTGATTTCCCCTCCTCTCATGAGGAGGGGTGTCACGAAGTGACGGGGTGGTGTGGTTCTCACCCGCGCGAAGCGCGCGGGTGTGGTGGCATTCACCCATCCCGCTTGAGTACCGCCTCGACCGCTTCCGCCGCCACCTTGATGTCGACGCCGGCCCGCTCTTCCTGCAGCAGCATCGGAATGCGCGAGTCGCGCTCGGCCCAGCCGCGGTTGAGCGCCTCGTGCATCTCGGCCAAGGTGAGATTGGCGATTCGCATCGGCACGCCGAGCTCGCGCCCGAGCTCGGTGGCGAGCATGCAATCCTTGGTCGCGAGCTTCAACGCGAAATCGGGCGGATCGAACTTGCCCTGCAGGAACTGCCTGCCGAGCCGGTCGAAGGTGCGCTGGCGTCCGAGCGCGCATTGCCGCACCGCGGCCCACAGCTCCAGCGGATCGACGCCGGCCTTCACCCCGAGCGTGAACACCTCCGCCAGCGCCGTCTGGATCGCATAGCCCGCCATGTTGTGCACGAGCTTCGCCACCGAGCCGGCGCCGATCGGACCGATGTAGATGACCTGGTCGCCGATCGCATCGAGCACGTGCTTGTAGCGATCGAACACCGGGCGGTCGCCGCCGACCAGCAGGGCAAGCTTGCCGCTCTTCGCCCCGCTCGGCCCGCCGCTCACCGGGGCATCGAGCATTGGAATGCCGTTGTCCTTGAGGCGGGCGTGCAACCGGCGCACGACCGTCGGCGAATTGGTCGACAGGTCGAACCAGGGACAATCCTTGCGCAAATTGGCCAGCAGCACTTCGCCCACGGCTTCTGCCTCACGCGGACCCGGTAACGAAGTGAGCACGACGTCGACTTCGCGCGCGAGCGAGGCGACATCGTCCGACCAGCGTGCGCCGGCTTCGACGTGCGGCAGGCTCGCTTCCCGGCGCAGGTCGTGCACGATCATCTCGAATCCGCCCTTGGTCCGGGCGTTGAGCGCCATCGGGCCGCCCATCGTTCCCAAGCCGATGAATCCGACTTTCATTGCCTCTCTCCTGGTGGCTGCTGTCGAGTGATGCGATCATAACCGCTTACCGATCCGTGCGAGCCCATGCTGCCCCCGATTGCCTTCGAGCTTGTCGGCCTGATCGCGTTGGCCGCGCTGGTCTGGCTCGTCTGGGACAGCCTGCGGGCGCGCGAGGCAGCTGTAGCCGCGAGCTTGAGCGCGTGCAGCGCGCAGCAGTGGCAATTCCTGGACGACACCGTGGCGATCGAGTCGGTGCGTCCGGCCCGCGATCGGCACGGCACACTCAGGCTGCGGCGGATCTACGGCTTCGAATACAGCGATACCGGAAACAGTCGCCGCAAGGGCACGGTCGTGATGCTCGGCGCCGAGGTCGTCCTGGTGCACATCGGGGCGCACTCGACGCTGTTCCAACCCGGATCGGAATCGCCTTGAGCGAGCGTGTGTGTCAGCCGCCAGCCGCGCGCGGCGCGCGCGGGGAGAACGCGACTGCGCCGTTTCGCGTCGATTCGCCGAGTGCGCGTTCGAAGCGCGCGATGTCGAACGGCTTCACCAGGAAGGCATCGAAGCCGGCCGCCGTGGCGCGCGTGCGGTCCTCGTCGCGGCCATAGCCGGTGAGCGCCACCAGCAGCACGGCGCCTCCGCCCGGCGCAGCCCGCACCCGCCGAGCCACTTCGTACCCGTCGCACCCTGGCAGACCGATGTCGACCAGCGCCACGTCATAGCGCCCGCCGAGGATCGCCTCGACCCCGCGTACACCATCGTCGACGCTGACCACACGGTGCCCGTGCGTGCGCAACAAATCGACCACGACCTCGCGATTGTCGGCATTGTCCTCGACCACGACGACATCGAGCGGCGGCAGCTCGGGCGGCATCGCTTCGAGGCTCTGTGCCCGCGGCTGCGCCTGCAGCAAAGGCAGGCGCACAATGAAGCTCGCGCCTCGGTCGGCGCCCTCGCTGGCCGCTTCCACCGTGCCGCCGTGCAGCTCCACCAGGCGCCGCACCACCGTCAGCCCCAGGCCCAGACCGCCTTGCGAGCGGTCCAGGGTGCGGCTGCCTTGCGAGAACAGCTCGAAGATATGCGGCAGAAGATCGCGGCTGATGCCGGAGCCGGAATCGGCCACCATCAGCACCGCTGTAGCGTCCTCGATCGCCACCGATAGCGCGATGCGCCCGCCGCTGGGGGTGTACTTGCAGGCATTGTCCAGCAGGTTCGATACGACCTGCTCGAGCCGCGTTTCGTCGCCGTAGACGCGCGCGGCGGCGAGCCGGGTCTCGACTTGCAGCTGGCTGCAACGGCCGGCGGAGTTGAACGCATCGAGCACGTGTCGGGCCACTTCGGCGAGATCGAGCGGCTCGCTCTTCAGCTGCGTCTTACCCGACGTAAGCCGGGCGACGTCGAGCAGCTCGTCGATGATGGTGGTCAGGTGCCCGATCTGGCGTTTCACCACCTCGCGCGCACGCGTGGCCATCTCAGGCGTCGCGTTCGGCATCTCGACTATGGTGACGGCGGTCTTGATCGCGCTCAGCGGATTGCGCAGCTCGTGGCCGAGCATGGCGAGCAGGTCGTCTTTCGCCTGGCTCGCGCGCTCGGCCGCGGCGCGCGATTTCGCTTCCAGGCCGAGCGCTTCGTTCAGCGACGCTTCGCGCGCAGCCAACTGCTCGTGGCTCGCGACCAGGGCAAGGCGCACGGTTTCGGCTTCGTCGATCGGCAGCTTCGCCTGCGGCAGACTGGCCTGGCCGCTGGTCACCGACTCGACCGCATTGGCGAGCGCAGACAACGCGCCGATGATGCGCCCGCCCAGCACCAGCGCCGCAATGGACGCAAACCCTGCAGCCGCCAGAACCCCCAGAACGATGGCCATCGTCGGCCGGCTGAGCGCGGCTTCGACGTCCCGCTGCGGCACGCCGGTGCCGACCACCCAGGACGAGACGCGCGAGCGGCTGAACGCGCTGTAGAAGCGCTGCCCGTCGACTCCGACGTTGGCGAACGAGCCCTCGGTGCGCCCGACGGTCCGATCCCAGAACGCGGAGGTCGAGCGTTGCCCGGCCCAGCGCTCGTTGTCGAGGGTGCGCGCGATGATGATCGCATTGCGGTCGTTCAAGGTGAGCGTGGCACGTTCGTGGATGGGATAGCGGCGAAAGAAATCCAGCCAGACCGTATCCTCGATGCCGATGAACAAGATGTCGGGCCCGCTAGCGCGCACCACCGGCACGGCGACGTAGGTGACATGGACGCCGCCGCCGACGTTCACCAGATTCGAGATGTACGGCGTGCCCGTCTTGACCAGCTCGGCGAGCGGCTGCGGCTCGGGCTTCCAGCCGGCGAGCGCCGTGCGCCGGTCCAGCCGGTAGCGCACGGCACCGTCCGCAGCGGCGAGCCCGATGCTTCCCCAGGAAGGGTTGTTGCGCAACATGCGCTGGAACGTCGCCGTCATGTCCTCGCTCGGCACGGGCGCATCCAGCACCGGCGATTCGCTCAGCGTGCGCAACTCCCGCAGCACCGCCTCGAGCTCGGTATCGAGCGCGAGCCGCAGCGCGCTCACTCGCTCCTGGATGCGTTGCCGGTATGCGTCGCGCTGGATGTCCCACAGTCCGACGCTTGCCAACGCCGCCAGCAGCGCGACCGGCGCCAGCACGGCGAGGACCAAAATCACGAGCTGCTTGCGGATGCGCATGAGGTGGCGGGTCGCGCGAGAGAGACAGGCACGGCGATTCTAGCGGGCAACCACGCCTTTCGGGGGATGCCGCGGGGGGCATTCATGCCGGCCGGTTAACCGGGCGGACCGCCGCGCGGTCATGCTCGTACCTCAACGCTCGCCCGCACGAGGACGCTGCCAGGCTTCACGCCGACAACAACGTGCGCCGTTGTAATATGCCACCATGGCTGCACGGCGTCCTCGTCCGCTCCGCACCGGCGGCGCTATGCGCCGGGCGGTCCCCGCTCACCTCGGGCAGGAGCCCGAGAATCGCCATGGGATCGTCATGACATCGATTGCCCGCCTTCTGCTCGCTATCGTTCTCGCCTCGTTCGCCACCGCGCCGCAGGCGCAGCCCTTCCAGACGCCGCAGGCGCAGCCCTCCAAGCGTCCCGTGCGCGTGCTGGTCGGGGCCGCTCCCGGCGGACCATCCGACGTCCAGATTCGGCTGCTGCTGCCGGTGATGAGCGAGGCACTCGGCCAGGTGCTGATCGTCGATAATCGCGCCAGCGCCAACGGCGTGGTCGCCAGCGAGATCGCGTCCAGGGCCGCACCCGACGGCCACACGCTGCTGGTCGGCAACAGCGGCACTCACGGCGTCAATGCGACCCTCTACACCAAGCTCGGCTACGACCCGATTCGCGACTTCGTGCCGATCAGCCAATTCTCCACCACGGGGCTGGTGGTCGCCGGACATCCGCGGCTGCCCGGCAAGACGATCCAGGACTTCGCGGCGCACGCCAAAGCCCATCCGGGCAAGCTCAATGCCGGCATTGCAGGAGCGACCGGCGAGCTCGCGGGCGATTCGCTCTGGGCGCAGCTCGGCATCAAGCTCGTCAACGTGCGCTACAAAGGCAGTGCGCCCACGACCCAGGCGTTGATCGCGGGCGAGATCGACGTCTCCATGCTGACCCCGCTCGCCGCGCGACCGCACGTGCATGCCGGGCGGCTGAAGGCGTTCGGGATCACGAGCGCGGACCGCTCGCCGGTGTTACCCGAGCTGCCGACGATGCTCGAGCAAGGCGTGACGGGCTACGAGTTTCCGTTCTGGAACGGCCTGTTCGCTCCGGCCAACACGCCGAAAGAGCGCATCGATGCGGTCTACAAGAGTGTGCTGCAGGCGCTGCAAACGCCCGAGATCCGCGCGCGCTACGCCGAGCTCGGCTTGACGCCGGTCGGCAATAGCCCGCAAGCGTTCGCGCAGGTGGTGAAGCACGACGTGGCGAAGTTTCGCAAGCTCATCCTGGAGCTTGGGATACCGCGGCTGTGAGCGGGCTACGACGACTTCACCCCGTTCTTCTGCTCCAGCACCTTGATCAGTCCGTCGATACCCGAGCGCGCGATCTCGTCCGAGAAGCTGCCGCGATAGGTTTGCACCAGGCTGACGTTTTCGACCACCACGTCGTATACCTTCCAGCCATCGCCTTTTTTCGCCAGACGGTAGTCGACCGGCACGGACGGCTTGCCGCTGCGGTGAACTGTGGTCTTGACCGTCACGTCGTCGCCGCTGCCTTGCGCCGGTTTCACGTCCACCTTGTCGGCCGGCGTGACGCCGTTACTGATTGCCTGTGAATAGGTATTCACGAGCAGGGTGCGAAATCCTTCCTCCAGCGACTTGCGTTGCTCGGCGCTTGCCTCCTTCCAATTTCGTCCCACCGCGAGCTGCGTCATGCGGGCGAAATCGAAGTGCGGCAACACTTTCTGCTCGGCAGCCGAAACGAGCGTCTTCGGATCCTTGTTCTGCCGCA is a window of Betaproteobacteria bacterium DNA encoding:
- a CDS encoding response regulator, with the translated sequence MRIRKQLVILVLAVLAPVALLAALASVGLWDIQRDAYRQRIQERVSALRLALDTELEAVLRELRTLSESPVLDAPVPSEDMTATFQRMLRNNPSWGSIGLAAADGAVRYRLDRRTALAGWKPEPQPLAELVKTGTPYISNLVNVGGGVHVTYVAVPVVRASGPDILFIGIEDTVWLDFFRRYPIHERATLTLNDRNAIIIARTLDNERWAGQRSTSAFWDRTVGRTEGSFANVGVDGQRFYSAFSRSRVSSWVVGTGVPQRDVEAALSRPTMAIVLGVLAAAGFASIAALVLGGRIIGALSALANAVESVTSGQASLPQAKLPIDEAETVRLALVASHEQLAAREASLNEALGLEAKSRAAAERASQAKDDLLAMLGHELRNPLSAIKTAVTIVEMPNATPEMATRAREVVKRQIGHLTTIIDELLDVARLTSGKTQLKSEPLDLAEVARHVLDAFNSAGRCSQLQVETRLAAARVYGDETRLEQVVSNLLDNACKYTPSGGRIALSVAIEDATAVLMVADSGSGISRDLLPHIFELFSQGSRTLDRSQGGLGLGLTVVRRLVELHGGTVEAASEGADRGASFIVRLPLLQAQPRAQSLEAMPPELPPLDVVVVEDNADNREVVVDLLRTHGHRVVSVDDGVRGVEAILGGRYDVALVDIGLPGCDGYEVARRVRAAPGGGAVLLVALTGYGRDEDRTRATAAGFDAFLVKPFDIARFERALGESTRNGAVAFSPRAPRAAGG
- a CDS encoding DUF3301 domain-containing protein, which translates into the protein MLPPIAFELVGLIALAALVWLVWDSLRAREAAVAASLSACSAQQWQFLDDTVAIESVRPARDRHGTLRLRRIYGFEYSDTGNSRRKGTVVMLGAEVVLVHIGAHSTLFQPGSESP
- a CDS encoding tripartite tricarboxylate transporter substrate binding protein, with product MAARRPRPLRTGGAMRRAVPAHLGQEPENRHGIVMTSIARLLLAIVLASFATAPQAQPFQTPQAQPSKRPVRVLVGAAPGGPSDVQIRLLLPVMSEALGQVLIVDNRASANGVVASEIASRAAPDGHTLLVGNSGTHGVNATLYTKLGYDPIRDFVPISQFSTTGLVVAGHPRLPGKTIQDFAAHAKAHPGKLNAGIAGATGELAGDSLWAQLGIKLVNVRYKGSAPTTQALIAGEIDVSMLTPLAARPHVHAGRLKAFGITSADRSPVLPELPTMLEQGVTGYEFPFWNGLFAPANTPKERIDAVYKSVLQALQTPEIRARYAELGLTPVGNSPQAFAQVVKHDVAKFRKLILELGIPRL
- a CDS encoding NADP oxidoreductase; translation: MTQRRRFLFTAAAIAALVPLRASLAGEAKKRMRIGVIGSGRIGGTLGGLWAKAGHDVMFADRDAEQAQRAAQAAGSNARVGSSKEAAAFGDAVLIAVPYSALPVLAKELGAELKGKVMIDPNNPIPRRDGDMAVGPREKGAAVSTAAMFPGVATFRAFNAIGYATLQSEAHRAAPKLAVPVAADDPAALELGMQLTADAGFEPVRVGTLAQSRIFDLGAPAAGARTAQELRKILAQ
- a CDS encoding methyltransferase domain-containing protein, coding for MNESTPNRVALSRRRLLGAGFMMWLAAPTARGDDLPRTAGPYVPTPNVIVERMLEFAKVGPDDFVVDLGSGDGRMVRTAAKVYGASGFGVDINPALVEKSNAQAREEGIAERAVFYQQDVFKADIHKATVITLYVLPAMMLGLRPKFLTELRPGTRIVSHDYHFREWQPDSRWSFDVPEKREAVGFSSAHIYLWIVPAHVAGRWRIEIVGHKLPAPVAVELRQTFQQVRGTALVGTRSTELTNVKLRGDAFEFTLDATTGADSELHTYRGKVAGTAMEGDVAWGSGALARRYKWKAIRVRAPREPLAQ
- a CDS encoding MFS transporter codes for the protein MTLVLLERVVALRAGELRAALWSFGYFFCLLAAYYVLRPLRDEMGVAGGVRNLHWLFTATFVVMLAAVPIFGAVVARLPRRRFIPMVYHFFVLNLALFWALLALDISKVEVARVFFVWISVFNLFAVSVFWSFMADLFTAEQGKRLFGFIAAGGSAGALLGPILTVWLAAPLGPVHLLIVAAILLEAAVLCAHRLEAAAPKRSDGAATAQAPIGGNPFAGFALLLRSPYLAGIALWVLLLSLCGTFLYFQQANVVAAASDDPAVRTRIFASIDLAAGLLTLLIQAFATGRLMSRFGVGPAAALLPLVFALGFAALAASPVLLLVIAFQALQRTANFAVSNPAREVLFTVVGREEKYKAKYLIDGAVFRGGDALFGWLFNLLRGAGLELAAISAATIPLALGWLGLSLALGRSQERRGGVG
- a CDS encoding NAD-binding protein, which translates into the protein MKVGFIGLGTMGGPMALNARTKGGFEMIVHDLRREASLPHVEAGARWSDDVASLAREVDVVLTSLPGPREAEAVGEVLLANLRKDCPWFDLSTNSPTVVRRLHARLKDNGIPMLDAPVSGGPSGAKSGKLALLVGGDRPVFDRYKHVLDAIGDQVIYIGPIGAGSVAKLVHNMAGYAIQTALAEVFTLGVKAGVDPLELWAAVRQCALGRQRTFDRLGRQFLQGKFDPPDFALKLATKDCMLATELGRELGVPMRIANLTLAEMHEALNRGWAERDSRIPMLLQEERAGVDIKVAAEAVEAVLKRDG